From a single Zygotorulaspora mrakii chromosome 2, complete sequence genomic region:
- the ERV2 gene encoding flavin-linked sulfhydryl oxidase (similar to Saccharomyces cerevisiae ERV2 (YPR037C); ancestral locus Anc_7.456), with protein MFQKIKNTAKHKQNTGILRYFITCDSRRRGTMKKSAGRNTFLLRISAALFIVGLWLYFSSVDLSYNKPTDGIRSPSTYQIKGGKESGIDSIMPSMPEQEAKEALGRASWKYFHTLLARFPDDPSEEEKQKLRSFLQLYAELYPCGECSHHFVKMLEKYPPQVSSRVTAAIWGCHIHNKVNEYLKKPEYDCSTVLENYDCGCGDEDGKVREDLKLNNKVTLEKEGIQRG; from the coding sequence ATgttccaaaaaataaaaaatacagCAAAACACAAGCAAAACACAGGAATACTACGATATTTCATTACGTGTGATTCTAGAAGAAGAGGtacgatgaagaaatcgGCTGGCAGGAATACTTTTTTATTACGGATAAGCGCGGCGCTGTTCATTGTTGGTCTGTGGCTATATTTCTCTTCTGTTGACCTTTCATATAACAAACCAACAGATGGAATCAGGAGTCCATCTACTTACCAAATTAAGggaggaaaagaaagtgGTATAGATTCCATAATGCCGTCAATGCCAGAACAAGAGGCAAAGGAGGCCTTGGGGCGCGCTTCATGGAAGTACTTTCATACTCTCTTAGCAAGATTTCCTGATGATCCCAGCgaggaagaaaagcaaaagTTGAGGTCTTTTTTACAGCTATATGCAGAATTATATCCATGTGGTGAATGTTCTCATCATTTTGTGAAGATGTTGGAAAAATATCCACCACAAGTATCAAGTAGAGTAACAGCGGCCATTTGGGGATGCCATATTCATAACAAAGTCaatgaatatttgaaaaaaccaGAATACGACTGCTCAACAGTTTTAGAAAATTACGACTGTGGGTGCGGTGATGAAGACGGTAAGGTCagagaagatttgaaattaaatAATAAAGTGACGCTAGAAAAGGAGGGTATACAAAGGGGCTAA
- the TIP41 gene encoding Tip41p (similar to Saccharomyces cerevisiae TIP41 (YPR040W); ancestral locus Anc_7.457): MAEKRDIRRGPGIRTVEINAARQVHARTVRARIPIDIGAIDSQEPATSTAISAPRFVQPALPQSSRQPSAAHSHVRHTCNNPRNPPCAHCGTMIVPSPVATLPLEDHPSLTINNWTISTKKKPILNSQELEDWENNKLKGLTLPEMIFGNSFVRIQEKTRNWSIEFNALDALREVKLKDSGIRVSYSKKWMDSKQQKQRQQQRLSIALGSSQPLSDIDDSALQIARHYDWTYTTKYKGTETSGSKKYKFKKDDSQTLPIDKLARPDHILFYDDMILFEDELADNGISIFNIKIRVMNERLLLLSRFFLRVDDVLIRVVDTRIVVEFDENKVIREYKEMEGDYKTLLTKHKMSHSHDPKAALRDSNWVAANIPLITRECEILNLNDPN; encoded by the coding sequence ATGGCAGAAAAGAGGGACATAAGGAGGGGTCCTGGTATTCGCACAGTGGAGATAAATGCAGCAAGACAAGTACATGCTAGAACTGTAAGGGCCCGTATCCCAATAGACATAGGGGCTATTGATAGTCAAGAGCCGGCAACAAGTACTGCGATTTCGGCACCAAGATTCGTGCAGCCTGCCTTACCACAATCCTCCAGACAGCCATCAGCTGCCCATAGCCACGTAAGGCATACATGTAACAATCCGAGAAACCCACCATGTGCTCATTGTGGAACTATGATAGTGCCATCACCTGTTGCAACTTTACCATTAGAAGATCACCCATCATTAACGATAAATAATTGGACTATatcaacaaagaaaaaaccGATTTTGAACTCAcaagaattggaagatTGGGAAAACAATAAGTTAAAAGGGCTCACTTTACCGGAGATGATATTTGGTAACAGCTTTGTGCGGATACAAGAAAAGACCCGCAATTGGTCGATAGAATTTAACGCATTAGATGCATTAAGAGAAGTTAAATTAAAAGATTCTGGGATTAGAGTTTcttattcaaagaaatggaTGGATTCCAAACAGCAAAAGCAAAGGCAACAACAAAGACTGAGTATTGCACTGGGCTCTTCACAACCGCTGTCAGACATCGATGACTCGGCTTTACAGATCGCTCGCCATTATGACTGGACCTACACAACAAAGTACAAAGGTACTGAAACTTCTGGCagtaaaaaatataaatttaAAAAGGATGATTCACAAACGTTACCTATTGACAAGTTGGCAAGGCCAGATCACATTTTGTTTTATGATGATATGATATTATTCGAAGATGAATTGGCTGATAACGGTATCTCGATTTTTAATATTAAAATTAGAGTGATGAACGAGAGACTCTTGCTATTAAGTCGTTTCTTTCTTAGGGTAGATGATGTTTTGATCCGAGTAGTAGATACTAGAATTgttgttgaatttgatgaaaataaagttATCAGAGAATATAAGGAAATGGAAGGAGATTACAAGACTCTTTTGACAAAGCACAAGATGTCTCATTCTCATGACCCAAAAGCTGCTTTGAGAGATAGTAATTGGGTCGCCGCGAATATCCCACTCATCACTAGAGAATGCGAAATACTGAACCTAAATGACCCAAATTAA
- the TIF5 gene encoding translation initiation factor eIF5 (similar to Saccharomyces cerevisiae TIF5 (YPR041W); ancestral locus Anc_7.459) has translation MSVNICRDNNDPFYRYKMPLIQAKVEGRGNGIKTAVLNVADIGRSLNRPTPYIVKYFGFELGAQTSISVDKDRYLVNGVHEPAKLQDVLDGFINRFVLCGYCKNPETVIIVTKDGDLVRDCKACGRRTPMDLRHKLSSFILKNPPDSMNGSKKTKKAATASANIRGGGVSISDIAQGKSQTSNGANGSSDGIPQVEDDDDDELARQINAAASTLQKIEMKDDEWAVDMSEEAIRQRAKELQANIDAANGEMTKLEEFGEWILKEKEIEMPTDVEIYKKAADFDILKDPKIACVLAQSMFDKDIVEEISEHSAFLAKVFVSAEYEKEFLGGLERFLGIEHTALIPSLPKILVQLYNNDVISEEEIITFGSKCSKKYVPKDISKKVRRAAKSFIDWLKNAESDEEDESDDDE, from the coding sequence ATGTCAGTCAATATTTGCAGAGATAATAATGATCCTTTTTATAGATACAAGATGCCTCTTATCCAAGCCAAAGTTGAAGGTAGAGGTAATGGTATCAAGACGGCAGTGCTGAACGTTGCAGATATTGGCCGCTCTTTGAACAGACCAACCCCCTACATTGTTAAATACTTTGGGTTTGAATTGGGTGCCCAAACATCTATATCTGTGGATAAAGATCGTTATTTGGTTAATGGTGTTCACGAGCCTGCAAAGTTACAAGACGTTTTGGACGGGTTTATTAACAGGTTTGTTCTTTGTGGCTACTGTAAGAACCCTGAAACCGTGATTATTGTTACAAAGGATGGTGATCTAGTCAGAGATTGTAAAGCATGTGGTAGAAGAACTCCGATGGATCTTAGACATAAGTTATcatctttcattttgaagaatccGCCAGACTCTATGAATGGATCCAAAAAGACCAAAAAGGCAGCTACTGCCTCCGCAAACATTCGTGGTGGTGGTGTCTCCATCAGTGATATTGCTCAAGGAAAGTCACAGACATCAAATGGTGCAAATGGTAGCAGTGATGGTATTCCTCAGGtggaagatgatgatgatgacgaacTAGCTCGTCAAATTAATGCCGCAGCCTCCACCTTGCAAAAGATCGAGatgaaagatgatgaaTGGGCCGTTGATATGTCCGAAGAGGCAATTAGACAACGTGCTAAAGAACTGCAAGCAAATATCGATGCTGCTAATGGGGAAATGACTAAATTAGAGGAATTCGGTGAATGGATTCTGaaggaaaaggaaattgaGATGCCGACGGATGTTGAGATTTATAAAAAGGCTGCAGACTTCGATATTCTGAAGGACCCAAAAATTGCATGTGTTCTTGCTCAATCTATGTTCGATAAAGATATCGTAGAAGAAATTTCTGAACATTCTGCATTCTTAGCCAAAGTATTCGTATCAGCGGAATACGAGAAGGAATTTTTGGGTGGTCTAGAGAGGTTTTTAGGAATTGAACACACTGCCTTAATTCCATCCCTCCCAAAAATCTTGGTTCAGTTATACAATAATGATGTCAtctctgaagaagaaataatcACCTTTGGTTCTAAATGCTCGAAGAAATATGTTCCAAAAGATATATCGAAAAAAGTTCGCAGAGCTGCAAAGTCTTTCATTGATTGGTTAAAAAATGCtgaaagtgatgaagaagacgaaagTGACGATGACGAATAA
- the STE18 gene encoding Ste18p (similar to Saccharomyces cerevisiae STE18 (YJR086W); ancestral locus Anc_7.455) has protein sequence MSQNAAANGELRLKIKYLKLKRVNELNSKLRNELSRERITASNACLTLVNYVSTHRDYTLPELWGYPQPGSNRFANGLQQRNGQNLASSSDSMGCCTLM, from the coding sequence ATGTCACAGAATGCGGCCGCTAATGGAGAACTCAGGCTCAAGATAAAATATCTAAAACTGAAAAGAGTTAATGAGCTTAACAGCAAGTTGAGAAATGAGCTGTCAAGAGAAAGGATAACAGCATCGAATGCATGTTTAACCTTAGTTAATTATGTATCAACCCATAGGGATTATACACTACCGGAACTATGGGGGTATCCACAGCCCGGTTCGAATCGTTTTGCAAATGGTCTACAGCAGAGGAATGGTCAAAATTTGGCAAGCAGTTCAGATTCCATGGGATGCTGCACACTTATGTGA
- the EMC2 gene encoding Emc2p (similar to Saccharomyces cerevisiae YJR088C; ancestral locus Anc_7.458), with protein sequence MANLAAIRERFLSLRETMSYTQFEGEYLRRLHDELKFYMGSGDPGLSNSAHLGLMEMLFYIDVYLSKDVDAQVLYNTLRDRFGEDSPKLYAMKATLLQINDGDQIAIEYIEKMLNEKLEYDTDSVSYVLLQKRLIAIKAPAHNNEWLLSQLLELSEKFPLDSEIWWMLGNTYMELGQFESASYCYEEVVILLPFNYVAFAQLAEALYYKANRVDKLQAKVNSTLQMALNNALRSVEISELYLKGWCFIAKITSLLNEKKELRNLSLSKISEIAKYSNKQDQVTAKLILNKL encoded by the coding sequence ATGGCTAACTTGGCTGCTATCAGGGAGAGATTCCTGTCATTAAGGGAAACAATGTCATATACTCAGTTTGAAGGAGAATATCTCAGGCGACTACATGATGAATTGAAGTTTTACATGGGATCTGGCGATCCAGGACTTTCTAATTCAGCACACCTTGGATTAATGGAAATGCTTTTCTACATAGACGTTTATTTGAGTAAGGATGTGGATGCGCAGGTTCTGTACAACACTCTCAGAGATAGATTTGGAGAAGACTCTCCCAAGCTATATGCCATGAAGGCCACTCTGCTACAGATAAATGATGGGGATCAAATTGCCATTGAATATATCGAGAAGATGCTAAACGAAAAGCTGGAATATGATACGGACTCAGTGAGTTACGTATTACTCCAAAAAAGATTAATCGCGATAAAAGCACCAGCCCACAACAATGAATGGTTACTGAGCCAGCTTCTGGAGCTAAGCGAAAAGTTTCCTTTAGATTCTGAAATATGGTGGATGCTAGGTAATACATATATGGAATTAGGACAGTTTGAAAGTGCGTCTTATTGCTACGAAGAAGTTGTTATTTTGCTTCCCTTCAACTATGTGGCGTTTGCACAATTGGCTGAGGCATTGTACTATAAAGCCAATCGTGTAGATAAACTCCAGGCTAAGGTGAATAGCACGTTACAAATGGCCTTAAACAACGCCTTGAGAAGTGTTGAAATAAGTGAGTTATATCTGAAGGGTTGGTGCTTCATTGCAAAAATAACATCACTGTTGaacgagaaaaaagagcttCGGAACCTGTCTCTCTCAAAAATTAGCGAGATTGCAAAGTATTCAAATAAACAAGACCAAGTAACCGCAAAGTTGATACTAAATAAGCTATAG
- the BIR1 gene encoding survivin (probable ribosomal frameshifting) has product MYANQLLDDEVISSMFNLETRLKSFKNTFVLEGKKYRWRYTVIPYEAMARAGFFYYPIRHKDSGELHKDAVGCIFCKTCTYNFGDCRSKRKDTVETMISVIQQHLTTGCATCLLSRLKLFTLTDFAEEKPPREGENCDFFKDPLSEIMIDLRKFTFMGNWPYSTGTLSPDNMAKAGLIRYDSSYTGFEEVVESNVRDASLCIFCKKVINSWQVDDDPLWEHYKSCNGGQCYFFQMLQDSPAYNEILDNLRIRYAALETNKLSPPKACSSSTEQTPMDFKSTLGIASTLGEREETNTELDIVKTGNDMEASKSTAASPKRKKRKLKASHTETFSERNNEEELDDNHANEELVIKFKEHIERAKDVGRKNKILDDSKDEFSFSIDGHSTFEIPTASAGFRARAHQGSKTVLENIEDHSISDSQSNNALAGQRAFELNGSLDILPMDVSLSSNTSSLDTGESTPIHSPKSGIKEGSPPTTHNLGISESLKSAKLTLKHQESLGTRSESRSDPKGFTSPFQGGLTAERAAIDNIPNFDRPYSSYEEPIDVSELDVDEEQQKREYSVITKIESQTPALHGNETITSSKSTTKIIPQADQLDDDPNFDESGEDKKLIRDYLHELLVYINRNDATLAVDKNGDLSFFINKMPCNELDLSFANWLARRLEAVSHEFREETERKLETLRLQFESMRELILSVEDDQKLILMAKKFGIT; this is encoded by the exons ATGTATGCTAATCAGCTTTTAGATGATGAAGTAATATCTTCAATGTTCAATCTAGAGACTCGACTAAAAAGCTTCAAGAATACATTTGTACTGGAGGGGAAGAAATATCGATGGCGTTATACCGTTATACCCTACGAAGCCATGGCAAGAGCAGGGTTTTTCTACTATCCAATAAGGCACAAAGACAGTGGGGAACTTCATAAAGATGCAGTTGGATGCATTTTCTGCAAAACTTGTACTTACAATTTTGGTGATTGCAGATCGAAGAGAAAAGACACCGTGGAAACAATGATAAGTGTCATTCAGCAACATCTTACCACGGGATGTGCAACATGTCTTTTGAGCCGATTGAAGCTTTTTACCCTAACCGATTTCGCAGAGGAGAAACCTCCTAGAGAAGGAGAGAACTGCGATTTCTTTAAGGATCCCTTGAGCGAAATAATGATAGATCTTAGAAAATTCACTTTCATGGGCAATTGGCCCTACAGCACTGGTACTTTGTCACCAGATAATATGGCAAAAGCAGGATTAATACGTTATGACAGTTCCTATACTggatttgaagaagttgtCGAAAGTAATGTGAGGGATGCATCGCTTTGCATATTCTGCAAGAAAGTTATAAACTCCTGGCAAGTGGATGATGATCCATTATGGGAACATTACAAGAGCTGCAATGGTGGACAATGttattttttccaaatgtTGCAAGATAGTCCTGCttataatgaaattttggatAACCTACGCATCCGTTATGCAGCTTTAGAAACGAACAAACTTTCTCCGCCGAAGGCGTGTAGTTCTTCAACTGAACAGACGCCTATGGATTTTAAAAGTACATTAGGTATAGCGAGCACACTAGGTGAACGGGAAGAAACAAACACGGAATTAGATATTGTAAAAACTGGTAATGACATGGAAGCATCGAAATCCACAGCCGCCTCGccgaagagaaaaaagagaaagttAAAAGCTTCGCATACCGAAACGTTTTCGGAAAGaaataatgaagaagaactaGATGACAATCATGCAAATGAAGAGTTAGTAATCAAGTTCAAGGAGCATATAGAAAGAGCAAAAGATGTAGgtagaaaaaataaaatattgGACGATAGTAAAGACGAATTTAGCTTTAGTATCGATGGCCACAGTACATTTGAGATACCAACGGCTTCAGCAGGATTTCGGGCCAGGGCCCATCAAGGCTCCAAAACTGTACTTGAGAATATTGAAGATCATTCGATATCGGATTCACAATCCAATAATGCATTGGCAGGCCAGAGGGCGTTTGAGTTGAATGGAAGCCTCGATATATTACCAATGGACGTTAGTTTAAGTTCAAATACATCTTCCCTAGATACTGGTGAATCCACTCCTATTCATAGCCCAAAGTCAGGAATTAAAGAGGGATCTCCACCTACCACTCATAACCTT GGCATATCCGAAAGTTTAAAGTCTGCTAAGTTAACACTTAAACATCAGGAGTCTCTCGGGACTCGAAGCGAATCCAGAAGTGACCCCAAAGGGTTCACATCACCTTTTCAAGGAGGATTGACAGCTGAAAGAGCTGCTATTGATAAcattccaaattttgacaGGCCTTACAGTTCATATGAGGAGCCTATAGACGTATCTGAACTAGACGTCGATGAGGAGCAGCAAAAGCGTGAGTATTCAGTAATTACCAAAATTGAATCCCAGACACCTGCTTTGCATGGAAATGAAACAATCACATCTTCTAAAAGCACAACCAAAATTATACCGCAGGCGGACCAACTAGACGATGATCcgaattttgatgaatcaGGTGAAGACAAAAAACTAATCAGAGACTACTTGCATGAGTTACTAGTATATATTAATAGGAATGACGCCACATTAGCAGTTGACAAAAACGGGGATCTTTcgtttttcatcaacaagATGCCCTGCAATGAATTGGATTTGTCATTTGCAAATTGGTTGGCAAGAAGGCTAGAAGCTGTCAGTCATGAATTTCGCGAAGAGACGGAGCGGAAGTTAGAAACATTAAGACTccaatttgaaagcatGCGCGAGCTAATATTATCAGTAGAAGATGATCAAAAACTCATATTGATGGCAAAAAAGTTTGGAATTACGTAG
- the GRR1 gene encoding SCF ubiquitin ligase complex subunit GRR1 (similar to Saccharomyces cerevisiae GRR1 (YJR090C); ancestral locus Anc_7.461), with the protein MASNRGNETSNNVPAGLPASWFTSALPSRDSLTLQGRESLSHAHRQRVSRITQNENVLRDIFRSNTRRTNTRSQGHGIEISFQSEPQNITNSLPIEFEDAESNSQLAAANETSGAEEIAERDVDMLDGIPGILDLQAEDLRKLQTFQITLQQKVQAYLTVIEKRRNGILGEIGIDNSKLEKMQLADSPQAINFLNKLQRIRLRAIETETMELQRLRMKFLTVVEEYRKAMNEYCQARVEGREMQNPTDFFQHWIESLDPNEVSVSEGLQELSSCSKLLMTNLLAATQFTKKPNFKNAVFPLNHLPSEILHLVLEKLSHKSDIGSLLTVCKLWAHIIVKILYYRPHINKKLPLDLFMRTMSISSQQTVFGYRSMIKRLNFSFVGDHMHDEELYHFVGCKNLERLTLVFCKHITSKSISEVLKGCKFLQSVDITGIKEISDDIFDTLAENCPRVQGFYVPQAKNVTPRALKNFITHAPMLKRVKITANNNMNDEIVDLFAEKCPMLVEVDITLTPNVHDHSLLKLFSKLSQLREFRITHNTNVSDKLFVDLVKTVSLLPSLRLLDLSGCENITDKTIERVVSLAPKLRNVFLGKCSRITDDSLHHLAKLGKNLQTVHFGHCFNISDQGVRVLVQSCPRIQYVDFACCTNLTNRTLYELSDLTKLKRIGLVKCSQMTDEGLLNMISLRGRNDSLERVHLSYCSNLTIYPIYELLMACPRLSHLSLTAVPSFLRPDITAFCRLAPSDFSENQRQIFCVFSGKGVHKLRHYLMSLTTPTSGPQTDLREILTKYIASKSMLHENEDMEEGINRITRELNQDTAAILAATGLSQINGVNNDFLFQNIDFDRLDNVFSWYEKTSVNTRMTMEEIDRLVSMVDRKFCEDPFEEEYDDMDSIVAPGANPFFNKELCYIVRKLHEVDDRVNDFEVNVASLARVQFQFTGFLLHEMAQIYMQMVELNRQTSQIQDRVYASENSSDINGYSIWRLMFIEKFVDLLKKYKLSTVVLRLYLKDSITLLTRQREILLAQQRTSWHENGETNDPNLWQQFGDRIQISPDQMRIIQFGLRGQTALGANGLQDLPGTNNNDNTEDRAETPEDDTVLEES; encoded by the coding sequence ATGGCAAGCAATCGAGGGAATGAAACCTCAAATAATGTGCCAGCTGGCCTTCCCGCTTCTTGGTTCACGAGTGCTTTGCCATCAAGAGATTCCCTAACGCTTCAGGGACGTGAGTCACTTTCGCATGCACACCGTCAGCGGGTTTCCAGAATAACACAGAATGAGAATGTTTTGAGAGATATATTCAGATCAAATACTAGAAGAACCAACACACGCTCACAAGGACATGGTATCGAAATAAGTTTTCAGAGTGAACCGCAAAATATCACGAATTCGCTACCGATCGAGTTTGAGGATGCGGAAAGTAATTCACAACTTGCTGCCGCGAACGAAACATCTGGTGCTGAAGAAATAGCAGAACGAGACGTGGACATGTTGGATGGCATTCCAGGTATTTTAGATCTACAGGCAGAGGATTTAAGGAAGcttcaaacttttcaaataactTTACAGCAGAAGGTACAGGCTTACCTAACGGTGATAGAAAAAAGACGAAATGGGATTTTGGGTGAAATAGGGATTGACAACAGCAAGCTTGAGAAAATGCAATTAGCTGATTCTCCTCAAGCgattaattttttgaataagcTGCAAAGGATAAGACTTCGGGCCATCGAAACGGAAACGATGGAATTACAACGTCTACgtatgaaatttttgacagTAGTAGAGGAGTATAGAAAGGCTATGAATGAGTATTGTCAGGCAAGAGTGGAAGGCAGAGAAATGCAGAACCCAACGGacttttttcagcattGGATCGAGTCCTTAGATCCAAATGAAGTTTCTGTCTCAGAAGGATTGCAAGAATTATCGTCTTGTTCAAAACTTCTCATGACCAATTTATTAGCAGCAACGCAGTTTACCAAAAAGCcgaatttcaaaaatgctgTGTTTCCCTTAAACCATCTTCCatcagaaattttgcatttaGTGTTAGAAAAACTTAGTCATAAATCAGATATTGGAAGCTTATTGACTGTGTGTAAGCTTTGGGCCCACATAATAGTGAAAATTCTATATTACAGACCTCACATCAATAAGAAATTACCACTCGATTTATTTATGAGAACCATGAGTATCTCTTCTCAACAGACTGTCTTTGGATATAGATCAATGATTAAGAGACTTAATTTTTCGTTCGTGGGTGATCACATGCATGATGAAGAACTATACCATTTTGTGGGCTGCAAAAACTTGGAGAGACTGACACTTGTCTTTTGTAAACATATTACAAGTAAATCCATATCAGAAGTCTTGAAAGGATGTAAATTTTTACAAAGTGTCGATATAACGGGTATAAAGGAGATTTCTGATGACATATTTGATACATTGGCCGAAAATTGCCCTCGTGTTCAAGGTTTTTATGTCCCGCAAGCCAAAAACGTTACACCAAGggctttgaaaaattttattactCATGCACCAATGTTGAAACGAGTCAAAATTACGGCCAACAATAAtatgaatgatgaaattgttgatcTTTTCGCGGAAAAATGTCCCATGTTAGTAGAAGTTGATATTACATTGACTCCAAATGTTCATGATCACAGTCTATTGAAGTTATTCTCGAAGTTGAGTCAGTTGCGAGAATTCCGAATTACTCATAATACGAACGTGTCCGATAAGCTCTTTGTGGATCTAGTAAAAACTGTAAGTTTGCTGCCTTCTTTAAGGTTACTGGATTTATCTGGTTGCGAAAACATTACAGATAAGACTATTGAGAGGGTAGTTTCACTTGCTCCAAAATTGAGAAACGTATTTTTGGGTAAATGTAGCAGAATAACAGACGATTCATTACACCATCTTGCTAAACTGGggaaaaatttgcaaacTGTCCATTTTGGACATTGTTTTAATATTAGTGACCAAGGTGTAAGGGTACTGGTGCAATCTTGTCCAAGAATCCAGTATGTGGACTTTGCCTGCTGTACTAATTTAACCAATAGAACGCTTTATGAATTATCAGATCTCACTAAACTTAAGAGAATTGGTCTAGTCAAGTGTTCGCAAATGACTGATGAGGGCCTGTTAAACATGATATCTTTACGTGGAAGGAATGATAGTTTAGAGAGGGTTCATTTATCCTATTGCTCAAATTTAACCATCTACCCCATATATGAACTATTAATGGCATGTCCAAGGCTGTCTCATTTATCATTAACGGCAGTaccatcatttttgagacCAGATATCACTGCATTCTGCAGGCTAGCTCCCTCCGATTTTAGTGAGAATCAGCGGCAAATATTCTGTGTATTTTCCGGTAAAGGAGTGCACAAACTTCGTCATTATTTGATGAGTCTAACAACACCTACAAGTGGACCGCAAACTGACCTTCGCGAAATTTTAACGAAATATATTGCGTCTAAGAGCATGTTACATGAGAATGAGGATATGGAAGAAGGTATTAATAGAATAACGAGAGAACTCAACCAAGATACAGCTGCAATATTAGCTGCGACAGGTCTAAGCCAGATTAACGGTGTAAATAATGATTTTCTGTTCCAGAATATTGACTTTGATCGATTAGACAACGTTTTTAGTTGGTACGAAAAAACTTCAGTAAATACTCGCATGACTATGGAGGAGATAGATCGACTGGTGTCTATGGTCGATAGAAAGTTTTGTGAAGatccttttgaagaagaatacgATGATATGGATTCTATTGTTGCCCCCGGCGcaaatccatttttcaacaaagagTTGTGCTACATAGTCAGAAAATTACATGAAGTTGATGATAGGGTAAACGACTTTGAAGTAAACGTTGCCAGCTTAGCACGTGTTCAGTTTCAATTCACTGGCTTTTTACTTCACGAAATGGCTCAAATATATATGCAAATGGTTGAACTCAATAGGCAGACATCCCAAATACAAGATCGCGTTTATGCCTCGGAAAATAGCTCGGATATTAATGGCTATTCAATATGGAGACTGATGttcattgaaaagtttgtCGATCTTCTCAAGAAATACAAGCTTTCAACGGTAGTTCTAAGACTATATCTGAAGGATAGCATCACCTTATTAACAAGGCAGAGAGAAATTTTGCTTGCACAGCAACGAACATCATGGCATGAAAATGGTGAGACAAATGACCCTAATTTATGGCAGCAATTTGGTGACCGAATTCAAATTTCGCCAGATCAGATGCGAATAATTCAATTTGGATTACGGGGCCAAACAGCCTTGGGAGCGAACGGACTACAAGACCTTCCAGGTACTAATAATAACGATAATACTGAAGATCGCGCAGAAACTCCGGAAGACGATACGGTGTTAGAAGAGTCTTGA
- the SPO24 gene encoding Spo24p (similar to Saccharomyces cerevisiae YPR036W-A; ancestral locus Anc_7.453) — MAFLTLTSDIQEPFVIPGLSPVSQPSTRKNSSASVTDLEVAMAFATANAASTGRKNSITLL; from the coding sequence ATGGCTTTCCTAACTTTGACTTCAGACATCCAAGAACCGTTTGTCATCCCAGGGCTATCGCCAGTATCACAGCCATCTACCAGAAAGAACTCAAGTGCGAGTGTCACTGATCTGGAGGTCGCAATGGCTTTTGCCACGGCTAATGCTGCCTCTACCGGAAGAAAAAACTCCATCACGCTGCTGTAG
- the TMH11 gene encoding Tmh11p (similar to Saccharomyces cerevisiae YJR085C; ancestral locus Anc_7.454) — MDHLAFTLGLLTTTGGIMGYARKGSVPSLAAGLVFGGVYGYSGYLLHENRDNGLELALGASALMLITGVIRGIPSRFKKPVPLVLTVLGAVGSSYYYKKYKEFYP, encoded by the coding sequence ATGGATCATTTGGCTTTCACGTTAGGTCTTTTAACCACTACTGGTGGTATCATGGGTTACGCCCGCAAGGGTTCCGTCCCATCTTTGGCCGCAGGGTTAGTTTTTGGTGGAGTGTATGGATACAGCGGATATTTGCTCCACGAGAACAGGGACAATGGCTTAGAATTGGCCCTTGGAGCATCGGCTCTTATGCTAATCACCGGTGTTATTCGCGGTATCCCCTCAAGATTCAAGAAGCCTGTGCCATTAGTGCTAACAGTGCTAGGTGCGGTTGGATCGTCCTACTACtacaaaaaatacaagGAATTTTACCCTTGA